The proteins below come from a single Poecilia reticulata strain Guanapo linkage group LG5, Guppy_female_1.0+MT, whole genome shotgun sequence genomic window:
- the LOC103464617 gene encoding ras-related protein Rap-1b, whose product MREYKLVVLGSGGVGKSALTVQFVQGIFVEKYDPTIEDSYRKQVEVDGQQCMLEILDTAGTEQFTAMRDLYMKNGQGFALVYSITAQSTFNDLQDLREQILRVKDTEDVPMILVGNKCDLEDERVVGKEQGQNLARQWNNCAFLESSAKSKINVLDCEP is encoded by the exons ATGCGTGAATACAAGCTAGTGGTTTTAGGCTCTGGAGGTGTGGGCAAGTCCGCTTTG ACAGTTCAGTTTGTACAGGGAAtctttgtggaaaaatatgACCCTACAATAGAAGACTCGTACAGAAAG CAAGTGGAGGTAGACGGGCAGCAATGTATGCTTGAAATTCTCGACACAGCCGGCACA GAACAGTTCACAGCAATGAGGGACTTGTACATGAAAAACGGCCAAGGCTTCGCTCTGGTATACTCCATCACAGCACAGTCTACCTTCAATGACCTCCAAGACCTGAGAGAACAAATTCTACGAGTAAAGGACACAGAGGAT GTGCCAATGATTCTTGTAGGGAACAAGTGCGACTTGGAAGACGAACGCGTTGTGGGGAAGGAACAGGGCCAGAACCTGGCCAGACAGTGGAACAACTGTGCCTTTTTAGAGTCCTCTGCTAAGTCAAAGATCAACGTCCTTGAT TGTGAACCCTGA